One Channa argus isolate prfri chromosome 15, Channa argus male v1.0, whole genome shotgun sequence DNA segment encodes these proteins:
- the slc1a9 gene encoding solute carrier family 1 member 9 isoform X2 yields the protein MTNQLTANQSNTNKQKEKEESPRDDNTEVAYKDAGHCSRNTHNLLLGLTVLGVVMGVLFGMLLRYMRVTDIAALTMVSFPGEILMRMLKMLILPLIISSLITGLAGLDARSSGRMGSRAMVYYMSTTVIAAVLGVILVLTIHPGNPKLRGASSTRTNTKNPEVSSLDAFLDLIRNLFPENLVQACFQQVQTVIKIVPVATSNETEPVLVSRKKLEYKWGMNVLGLIGFFITFGICMGRMGERGKIMGDFFNILNEIIMTMVSMIMWYSPIGIASLIAGKIAAIGDLEVVARQLGMYMVTVIVGLVIHGGLILPAIFFAITRKSPFTFYSGIFQAWITALGTASSAGTLPVTFRCLEENLKIDKRVTRFVLPIGATINMDGTALYEAVAAIFIAQMNDITLDSGQIVTVSMTATLASVGAASIPSAGLVTMLLILTAVGLPTQDISLLIAVDWLLCPHCLVLTERGAGKGSG from the exons ATGACAAACCAGCTGACAGCCAACCAGTCcaacacaaacaagcaaaaggagaaagaagaaagcCCACGAGATGACAACACAGAGGTTGCATATAAAGATGCTGGCCACTGCAGCCGCAACACCCACAACCTGCTGCTGGGTCTCACTGTTTTGG GTGTTGTTATGGGAGTACTGTTTGGGATGCTGCTCCGGTACATGAGGGTGACAGATATTGCTGCCCTCACTATGGTTTCCTTCCCTGGAGAAATTCTTATGAGGATGCTGAAGATGCTAATCCTACCACTAATCATCTCCAGTCTCATAACAG GACTGGCAGGTCTAGACGCCCGCTCCAGTGGCAGGATGGGTAGTCGAGCCATGGTGTACTACATGTCCACCACTGTAATTGCTGCTGTCCTTGGAGTAATCCTAGTGTTGACGATCCATCCAGGGAACCCCAAACTGAGAGGGGCATCATCAAcaaggacaaacacaaagaaccCAGAAGTCAGCAGTCTAGATGCCTTCCTGGATCTAATCCGAAATCTCTTTCCTGAAAACCTGGTGCAGGCCTGCTTTCAACAG GTTCAGACAGTAATTAAAATAGTGCCTGTCGCAACATCAAATGAAACAGAGCCTGTTTTAGTGAGCAGAAAGAAACTTGAATACAAATGGGGGATGAACGTACTTG GCTTGATTGGATTCTTTATCACCTTTGGCATCTGCATGGGCAGGATGGGTGAAAGGGGGAAGATCATGGGCGACTTCTTCAACATACTCAATGAGATTATCATGACAATGGTTTCCATGATCATGTG GTACTCTCCCATTGGCATTGCTTCTCTGATTGCGGGAAAGATCGCAGCCATCGGAGACCTGGAGGTGGTGGCCAGGCAGCTGGGCATGTACATGGTGACTGTCATCGTAGGGCTTGTTATCCACGGCGGCTTGATCCTACCTGCTATATTCTTTGCTATTACCAGAAAGAGCCCCTTTACTTTCTACTCTGGAATCTTCCAGGCCTGGATCACTGCTTTAGGCACTGCTAGCAG TGCAGGGACGTTACCCGTCACCTTCCGCTGCCTGgaggaaaatctgaaaattgaTAAGCGTGTGACTCGGTTCGTGCTGCCCATAGGTGCCACCATTAATATGGACGGCACTGCCCTGTATGAGGCTGTGGCAGCCATCTTTATTGCCCAGATGAATGACATCACTCTGGATAGTGGACAAATTGTCACTGTCAG TATGACTGCCACCCTGGCCAGTGTTGGAGCTGCCAGTATTCCCAGTGCTGGATTGGTGACCATGTTGCTGATCCTGACAGCTGTCGGCTTGCCCACCCAGGACATAAGTCTGCTAATTGCTGTTGACTGGCTGCT aTGCCCACACTGCCTCGTCCTTACAGAGAGAGGGGCAGGGAAAGGGAGCGGCTGA
- the slc1a9 gene encoding solute carrier family 1 member 9 isoform X1, with the protein MTNQLTANQSNTNKQKEKEESPRDDNTEVAYKDAGHCSRNTHNLLLGLTVLGVVMGVLFGMLLRYMRVTDIAALTMVSFPGEILMRMLKMLILPLIISSLITGLAGLDARSSGRMGSRAMVYYMSTTVIAAVLGVILVLTIHPGNPKLRGASSTRTNTKNPEVSSLDAFLDLIRNLFPENLVQACFQQVQTVIKIVPVATSNETEPVLVSRKKLEYKWGMNVLGLIGFFITFGICMGRMGERGKIMGDFFNILNEIIMTMVSMIMWYSPIGIASLIAGKIAAIGDLEVVARQLGMYMVTVIVGLVIHGGLILPAIFFAITRKSPFTFYSGIFQAWITALGTASSAGTLPVTFRCLEENLKIDKRVTRFVLPIGATINMDGTALYEAVAAIFIAQMNDITLDSGQIVTVSMTATLASVGAASIPSAGLVTMLLILTAVGLPTQDISLLIAVDWLLDRMRTSINVVGDSFGAGIVDHLSRAELAEIDAAEMQILELDFIPPPPVLTEMDLVDPLKPPELPPRSPCPPRQNHHGPILSQSHSVNYSPSRSIRSPSPHSIRSPSPRSVCSHSPRPFRTHSPRLLRRTEPGYCALPSHDNPMPTLPRPYRERGRERERLRRESETEEEEEKDRVLGEASDGEESDDTAYDRRHAIPPGDLP; encoded by the exons ATGACAAACCAGCTGACAGCCAACCAGTCcaacacaaacaagcaaaaggagaaagaagaaagcCCACGAGATGACAACACAGAGGTTGCATATAAAGATGCTGGCCACTGCAGCCGCAACACCCACAACCTGCTGCTGGGTCTCACTGTTTTGG GTGTTGTTATGGGAGTACTGTTTGGGATGCTGCTCCGGTACATGAGGGTGACAGATATTGCTGCCCTCACTATGGTTTCCTTCCCTGGAGAAATTCTTATGAGGATGCTGAAGATGCTAATCCTACCACTAATCATCTCCAGTCTCATAACAG GACTGGCAGGTCTAGACGCCCGCTCCAGTGGCAGGATGGGTAGTCGAGCCATGGTGTACTACATGTCCACCACTGTAATTGCTGCTGTCCTTGGAGTAATCCTAGTGTTGACGATCCATCCAGGGAACCCCAAACTGAGAGGGGCATCATCAAcaaggacaaacacaaagaaccCAGAAGTCAGCAGTCTAGATGCCTTCCTGGATCTAATCCGAAATCTCTTTCCTGAAAACCTGGTGCAGGCCTGCTTTCAACAG GTTCAGACAGTAATTAAAATAGTGCCTGTCGCAACATCAAATGAAACAGAGCCTGTTTTAGTGAGCAGAAAGAAACTTGAATACAAATGGGGGATGAACGTACTTG GCTTGATTGGATTCTTTATCACCTTTGGCATCTGCATGGGCAGGATGGGTGAAAGGGGGAAGATCATGGGCGACTTCTTCAACATACTCAATGAGATTATCATGACAATGGTTTCCATGATCATGTG GTACTCTCCCATTGGCATTGCTTCTCTGATTGCGGGAAAGATCGCAGCCATCGGAGACCTGGAGGTGGTGGCCAGGCAGCTGGGCATGTACATGGTGACTGTCATCGTAGGGCTTGTTATCCACGGCGGCTTGATCCTACCTGCTATATTCTTTGCTATTACCAGAAAGAGCCCCTTTACTTTCTACTCTGGAATCTTCCAGGCCTGGATCACTGCTTTAGGCACTGCTAGCAG TGCAGGGACGTTACCCGTCACCTTCCGCTGCCTGgaggaaaatctgaaaattgaTAAGCGTGTGACTCGGTTCGTGCTGCCCATAGGTGCCACCATTAATATGGACGGCACTGCCCTGTATGAGGCTGTGGCAGCCATCTTTATTGCCCAGATGAATGACATCACTCTGGATAGTGGACAAATTGTCACTGTCAG TATGACTGCCACCCTGGCCAGTGTTGGAGCTGCCAGTATTCCCAGTGCTGGATTGGTGACCATGTTGCTGATCCTGACAGCTGTCGGCTTGCCCACCCAGGACATAAGTCTGCTAATTGCTGTTGACTGGCTGCT TGACAGAATGCGAACCTCCATCAACGTGGTGGGAGACTCATTTGGTGCTGGGATTGTGGATCACCTGTCTAGGGCGGAGCTCGCTGAAATTGACGCAGCAGAAATGCAAATACTTGAGCTTGATTTCATCCCCCCACCACCAGTCCTCACAGAGATGGACCTGGTCGACCCACTTAAACCGCCTGAGCTGCCGCCTCGCTCCCCTTGCCCACCCAGACAAAACCACCATGGTCCCATTCTCTCTCAGTCCCATTCTGTCAATTATTCTCCATCTCGTTCTATCCGATCTCCATCACCTCACTCCATCCGTTCACCATCTCCGCGTTCCGTTTGCTCCCATTCTCCACGACCTTTCCGTACTCATTCACCACGTCTCCTCCGCAGGACAGAGCCAGGTTACTGTGCCCTGCCCAGCCATGATAACCCG aTGCCCACACTGCCTCGTCCTTACAGAGAGAGGGGCAGGGAAAGGGAGCGGCTGAGGCGAGAGAGtgaaacagaggaggaagaggagaaagacagGGTTTTGGGAGAAGCAAGCGATGGTGAAGAGAGCGATGACACTGCTTATGATAGAAGGCATGCCATCCCACCAGGCGACCTGCCATGA